A region from the Janthinobacterium agaricidamnosum genome encodes:
- a CDS encoding FecR domain-containing protein, whose translation MGATLDARAARVAAHWMMRLQGGELDADAQQGLARWRAAHPDHETAWQRAEQVCRTFGMLPPPLAMPVLDRPSGAPRRAALKTLALLIAAGPGGWAMLKVPPWQAWTADLRTATGEIRHLTLPDGSALSLNTASAADLGFSDALRLVQLRAGELHVATSPDPRQRPFIVRTSNGSIRALGTRFTVRQEDSLFGARTQVAVSQGAVEVRPAKGLPVIVQAGWQASFDEAAASAQQPLAPHASTWTKGLLYADDTPLADVLAQLSRYRHGVVRCDPAVARLRVSGVYQLHDTDQLLSLLQASLPIRVQRHSRWWISIEPASIF comes from the coding sequence ATGGGCGCAACCCTCGATGCGCGCGCCGCGCGCGTGGCGGCGCACTGGATGATGCGCCTGCAAGGAGGCGAACTGGACGCTGATGCGCAGCAGGGCCTGGCCCGCTGGCGCGCCGCCCACCCCGACCATGAAACTGCCTGGCAGCGGGCCGAGCAAGTCTGCCGCACCTTCGGCATGCTGCCCCCGCCGCTGGCCATGCCGGTGCTCGACCGTCCGTCCGGCGCGCCGCGCCGCGCCGCCCTGAAAACCCTGGCCCTGCTGATCGCCGCCGGGCCAGGCGGCTGGGCCATGCTGAAAGTGCCGCCGTGGCAGGCTTGGACGGCGGACCTGCGCACGGCAACGGGCGAAATCCGCCATCTCACCTTGCCCGATGGCAGCGCCTTGAGCCTGAACACGGCCAGCGCCGCCGACCTCGGTTTCAGCGACGCGCTGCGCCTGGTCCAGCTGCGCGCCGGCGAACTGCACGTGGCGACCAGCCCCGATCCGCGCCAGCGTCCGTTCATCGTGCGCACCAGCAACGGCAGCATCCGTGCCCTCGGCACGCGCTTCACGGTGCGCCAGGAAGACAGCCTGTTCGGCGCGCGCACTCAGGTGGCCGTTTCGCAGGGCGCCGTCGAAGTGCGGCCCGCGAAAGGCTTGCCCGTCATCGTGCAGGCGGGCTGGCAAGCCAGCTTCGACGAAGCGGCGGCCAGCGCACAGCAGCCGCTGGCGCCGCATGCGTCCACGTGGACCAAGGGATTGCTGTACGCGGACGACACGCCGCTGGCCGACGTGCTGGCGCAGCTGAGCCGCTACCGCCACGGCGTGGTGCGCTGCGACCCGGCCGTGGCGCGGCTGCGCGTGTCGGGCGTGTACCAATTGCATGATACGGATCAATTGTTATCACTATTGCAAGCATCGCTACCCATCCGCGTGCAGCGCCACAGCCGCTGGTGGATTTCCATCGAACCCGCATCAATATTTTAA
- a CDS encoding sigma-70 family RNA polymerase sigma factor, whose product MTYAVSPAADPVALLYGQHHPWLLRWLRGKLSCTDHAADLAQDTFVKLLATPGEPAATLREPRAYLTTVARRLLIDHYRRQSLEQAWLATLAQLPAPAAPSAEERLLILETLHQIDAMLDGLGAKVRTAFLLSQLEGMAYADIAARLHVSERTVKRYMVQAFEQCILLLA is encoded by the coding sequence GTGACGTATGCCGTATCCCCTGCCGCCGATCCTGTCGCACTGCTGTATGGCCAGCACCATCCCTGGCTGCTGCGCTGGCTGCGCGGCAAATTGTCCTGCACCGATCATGCGGCCGACCTGGCGCAGGATACCTTCGTCAAGCTGCTGGCCACGCCTGGCGAACCTGCCGCCACTCTGCGCGAACCGCGCGCCTACCTGACCACTGTGGCGCGGCGCCTGCTGATCGACCACTACCGCCGCCAGTCGCTGGAGCAAGCCTGGCTGGCCACCCTGGCGCAGCTGCCCGCGCCCGCCGCGCCATCGGCGGAGGAGCGTTTGCTGATCCTGGAAACCCTGCACCAGATCGATGCCATGCTCGACGGCCTGGGCGCGAAGGTGCGCACGGCCTTTTTGCTGTCGCAGCTCGAAGGCATGGCGTATGCGGACATCGCCGCGCGCCTGCACGTGAGCGAGCGCACCGTCAAGCGCTATATGGTGCAGGCGTTCGAACAATGTATTTTGTTGCTGGCCTGA
- a CDS encoding magnesium and cobalt transport protein CorA: MDLSTHAAVVNCEAYRDGRKIAHFDIDKVGDFLGDPDYFVWIGMASPDATAMQALQSAFGLHELAVEDAQGAHERPKLEEYGDTLFMVMHTATLDGDAIVYGETHVFLGPRFIITVRHGPSAGYAKLRERKESVPEKLASGPGYVLYSIIDFIVDQYQPCIDHLQARFQHYELQLFKPSLSEDKLQDFYQLKTELLKLDAAVNPLHDICTQLIRFHGDIVPKENRIYYRDILDHVKRVTHTAGQMRELVNSAMQVALGQISIRQNEVVKRLAAWAAILAVPTMVFSLYGMNFEFMPELKWRGSYPAVIVVIIAGCYWLHRRLKRERWL; this comes from the coding sequence ATGGACCTCAGTACCCACGCCGCCGTCGTCAATTGCGAAGCGTATCGCGACGGCAGGAAGATCGCCCACTTCGACATCGACAAGGTGGGCGACTTTCTTGGCGACCCCGATTATTTCGTCTGGATCGGCATGGCCAGCCCCGACGCCACGGCCATGCAGGCGCTGCAATCGGCCTTCGGCTTGCACGAACTGGCCGTCGAGGATGCGCAGGGTGCGCATGAGCGGCCCAAGCTGGAAGAGTACGGCGACACGCTGTTCATGGTGATGCACACGGCCACGCTGGACGGCGACGCCATCGTCTACGGCGAAACCCACGTCTTTCTCGGCCCCCGCTTCATCATCACGGTGCGCCACGGCCCTTCGGCCGGCTATGCGAAGCTGCGCGAGCGCAAGGAAAGCGTGCCCGAGAAGCTGGCCAGCGGCCCCGGCTACGTGCTGTATTCCATCATCGATTTCATCGTCGACCAGTACCAGCCGTGCATCGACCATTTGCAGGCCCGTTTCCAGCACTATGAATTGCAGCTGTTCAAGCCCAGCCTGAGCGAAGACAAGCTGCAGGATTTCTACCAGCTCAAGACGGAGCTGCTGAAACTCGATGCGGCCGTCAATCCCCTGCACGACATCTGCACCCAGCTGATCCGTTTCCATGGCGACATAGTGCCCAAGGAAAACCGCATCTATTACCGCGACATCCTCGACCACGTCAAACGGGTCACGCACACGGCGGGGCAGATGCGCGAGCTGGTCAATTCGGCCATGCAGGTGGCGCTGGGGCAAATTTCGATCCGCCAGAACGAGGTCGTCAAGCGCCTGGCCGCCTGGGCCGCCATCCTGGCCGTGCCCACCATGGTCTTCAGCCTGTACGGCATGAACTTCGAATTCATGCCGGAACTGAAGTGGCGCGGCAGCTATCCGGCCGTGATCGTCGTCATCATCGCCGGCTGCTACTGGCTGCACCGGCGCCTGAAGCGCGAACGGTGGCTGTAG
- a CDS encoding IS1595 family transposase: MQPAEWKTFIAQFAVLNRRQRQASTALLRGAGSQNAAVALIESVARQRLHCPACNSSHAHRHGHAHGLQRYRCVPCGRTFNALTGTPLARLRHKTLWLDYADCLLESASVRKAASQLGVHRNTAFRWRHRFLSLAKTDRPHCLHGIAEADELYVLESEKGARHLTRPARRRGGHAHKRGISSEQVCILVARDRTGQTRDFVAGKGALTKAQLHACLPPVIDKDILLMTDDHAAYRAFAKEAGISHQAVNVRAGIRVQGAAHVQNVNAYHSRLRAWLRSFHGVATRYLPNYLGWRWILDAGRIRSPETLLKATLGEFPHLTVT; encoded by the coding sequence ATGCAGCCAGCCGAATGGAAAACCTTCATCGCCCAGTTCGCCGTACTGAACCGTCGCCAGCGTCAGGCGAGCACTGCTCTGCTGCGCGGGGCAGGATCGCAGAACGCCGCCGTGGCACTGATCGAAAGCGTGGCCCGGCAGCGGTTACACTGTCCCGCCTGCAACAGCAGCCATGCGCATCGGCACGGTCATGCGCACGGACTGCAGCGCTACCGTTGCGTGCCGTGCGGGCGCACCTTCAATGCGCTCACCGGCACACCGCTGGCCCGCTTGCGCCACAAGACCTTGTGGCTCGACTACGCCGACTGCCTGCTCGAATCGGCTTCCGTGCGCAAGGCGGCAAGCCAGCTGGGCGTGCACCGCAACACCGCCTTTCGCTGGCGCCACCGGTTTTTAAGCCTGGCCAAGACGGACCGGCCCCATTGCCTGCATGGCATCGCCGAAGCGGACGAGCTGTATGTGCTGGAGTCAGAAAAGGGCGCGCGGCATCTGACGCGTCCGGCGCGCCGCCGTGGCGGCCATGCCCACAAGCGCGGCATTTCCAGTGAACAAGTCTGTATCCTGGTGGCGCGCGACCGCACGGGACAAACCCGCGATTTCGTCGCGGGAAAAGGGGCGCTGACGAAGGCGCAGCTGCATGCCTGCCTGCCACCGGTGATCGACAAGGACATCTTGCTGATGACCGACGACCACGCTGCCTATCGCGCCTTTGCCAAGGAAGCGGGAATCAGCCACCAGGCCGTCAATGTGCGTGCCGGCATCCGCGTGCAGGGCGCCGCGCATGTACAGAACGTCAATGCATATCACAGCCGCCTGCGGGCATGGCTACGCTCCTTTCACGGCGTGGCGACGCGCTATCTGCCGAATTACCTGGGCTGGCGCTGGATACTGGACGCCGGGCGCATCCGCTCCCCGGAAACATTATTGAAGGCAACATTGGGCGAGTTTCCACATTTGACGGTGACATAG
- a CDS encoding alpha/beta hydrolase: MSHPVGATHWSRVIVELRRQGHTAIRAVELPLTSLADDAERTRKMVAQVNGPVLLVGHSYGGAVISVAGNAPNVAGLVYIAAFAPDAGESPGSITQEHPPLGAANLEGDSDGYLWVKPEQYHDSFCQDLDAEEGAVLGVVQKAPLASTFGDTVNDPAWKHKPSWYQVSSADRMISPVNQERMAVRLQARKVITLNASHASLASRPVEVAALILEAASAVAQA; the protein is encoded by the coding sequence GTGTCGCACCCCGTCGGCGCCACCCACTGGAGCCGCGTCATCGTCGAATTGCGCCGGCAGGGCCACACGGCCATCCGCGCCGTCGAACTTCCCTTGACCTCGCTGGCCGACGACGCCGAGCGCACGCGCAAGATGGTGGCGCAAGTAAATGGCCCGGTGTTGCTGGTAGGACACTCCTATGGCGGCGCCGTCATCAGCGTGGCCGGCAATGCGCCGAATGTGGCGGGCCTCGTGTACATCGCCGCCTTCGCCCCCGATGCGGGCGAAAGCCCGGGCAGCATCACGCAGGAACACCCGCCCCTGGGTGCGGCCAATCTGGAAGGCGACAGCGACGGCTATCTGTGGGTCAAACCCGAGCAATACCATGACAGCTTTTGCCAGGACCTCGACGCGGAAGAAGGCGCCGTGCTGGGCGTGGTGCAGAAGGCACCGCTGGCCAGCACCTTCGGCGACACCGTCAACGACCCGGCCTGGAAGCATAAGCCCAGCTGGTACCAGGTTTCCAGCGCCGACCGCATGATTTCCCCCGTCAACCAGGAGCGCATGGCGGTGCGCCTGCAAGCGCGCAAAGTCATCACGCTCAACGCCAGCCATGCGTCGCTGGCCTCGCGTCCCGTGGAGGTGGCGGCGCTGATCCTGGAGGCGGCAAGCGCGGTGGCGCAGGCATAG
- a CDS encoding c-type cytochrome, with translation MKLVFTATLGLLSLLRTSSSFAENVNGKNLYMQRCAVCHGAEIRGTGPLANKSNPRTPDLTTSAFKKRLNDYPGVIVSSVILRPNGDLIPKTLKENGVKIAPHAWSVQDFRDLNQYMSGVILKNR, from the coding sequence ATGAAATTAGTATTCACCGCTACGCTGGGCCTTTTATCGCTGCTTCGCACATCGTCTTCCTTCGCGGAGAATGTGAATGGAAAAAATCTCTACATGCAGCGATGCGCCGTGTGCCACGGAGCCGAAATCAGAGGAACAGGGCCGTTGGCGAATAAAAGCAATCCCCGTACCCCCGATCTGACCACCTCCGCTTTCAAGAAACGGCTCAATGATTATCCCGGCGTGATCGTCTCGTCGGTCATCCTTCGTCCGAATGGCGACCTGATTCCGAAAACCTTGAAAGAAAATGGCGTCAAGATTGCGCCGCACGCCTGGAGCGTGCAGGATTTTCGCGATCTGAATCAATACATGAGCGGCGTGATTTTAAAAAACCGGTGA
- a CDS encoding universal stress protein yields MPYTTLLVHVDNSRHCAQRIRLAVRLAVAEGAHLIGSAMSGISRYAYGGGVNALQFAPAQMQALRTQASEALHDFERIAREEGLGTYETRFVDDDAQGALLLQARYCDLLILGQTDAQDTPSRVIAGTAEYLMLHCGRPVLMVPHAPCAAPAAIAQHPLLAWNGSAEALRAITDALPLLQRARQVTLAVVNSHAQPAAHGEQPGADLALYLARHGVNVEVLQHDTPPGQDVGTALLAMAAQRHCDLVVMGCYGHMRLREALLGGVTRTVLQEMTLPVLVSH; encoded by the coding sequence ATGCCCTACACCACCCTGCTGGTCCACGTCGACAATTCCCGCCATTGCGCCCAGCGCATCCGCCTGGCCGTGCGCCTGGCCGTTGCCGAAGGCGCGCACCTGATCGGCTCGGCCATGAGCGGCATTTCGCGCTACGCATATGGCGGCGGCGTCAACGCGCTGCAGTTTGCACCGGCGCAGATGCAGGCGCTGCGCACCCAGGCCAGCGAGGCATTGCACGACTTCGAGCGCATTGCCCGCGAGGAAGGCCTGGGCACCTACGAAACGCGCTTCGTCGACGACGATGCGCAAGGCGCGCTGCTGCTGCAGGCGCGCTATTGCGACCTGCTGATCCTGGGCCAGACGGATGCGCAGGATACGCCGTCGCGCGTCATCGCCGGCACGGCCGAATACCTGATGCTCCATTGCGGCCGGCCCGTGCTGATGGTGCCGCACGCGCCTTGCGCCGCGCCAGCGGCCATCGCGCAGCATCCGCTGCTGGCCTGGAACGGCAGCGCCGAAGCGCTGCGCGCCATCACCGATGCGCTGCCGCTGCTGCAGCGGGCCCGGCAAGTGACCCTGGCCGTCGTCAATTCGCACGCCCAGCCGGCCGCGCACGGCGAGCAGCCGGGCGCCGACCTGGCCCTGTACCTGGCGCGCCACGGCGTCAACGTCGAGGTGCTGCAGCACGACACGCCGCCGGGCCAGGACGTGGGCACGGCCCTGCTGGCCATGGCGGCCCAGCGGCACTGCGACCTGGTCGTGATGGGCTGCTACGGCCACATGCGCCTGCGCGAGGCGCTGCTGGGCGGCGTCACGCGCACGGTGCTGCAAGAGATGACGTTACCGGTGCTGGTGTCGCACTAG
- a CDS encoding PHA/PHB synthase family protein, with amino-acid sequence MSKTQPSDAQHNVEHERLGSAWQGVPAPDYPESAPEGATLDLLLNAWLGKFTGGISPAALGNAYADWLSHLALAPSKQQALLQEAWKKIGRWQQYAMQSAIAGGAAEPPCIAPLPQDRRFEDPAWRRWPYNLVYQGFLLQQQWWHRATTGVRGVAPHHEDVVTFTVRQWLDMLAPSNFLLTNPVVQQATLASGGANLTRGMIHAAEDWQRAAMGAHAPDRRTYKVGVNVAVTPGKVVYRNDLIELIQYAPATARVHATPLLFVPAWIMKFYILDLSPHNSLVRYLVGQGHTVFMISWKNPLEEDRELSLEDYRQLGVMEALDAVIRITGAPQVHAAGYCLGGTLLAIAAATMARDGDMRLASLTMLASQVDFKEPGELSLFIDESQVSFLEAAMWKQGYLDTKQMAGAFQLLRSNDLIWSRQLRHYLLGLDEQDSDLMAWNADATRMPCRMHSEYLRRLFLHNDLAEGRYRTAGRHIALPDIKAPVFAVGTLTDHVAPWRSVYKLQLLTDTDVTFLLTSGGHNAGVVSPPGQPHRSYQLATHRHDAPYIDADSWQREVAHHDGSWWPAWQAWLAERPGAQAAPPAMGPDLGDAPGSYVLQT; translated from the coding sequence ATGAGCAAGACGCAGCCGAGCGATGCGCAGCACAACGTGGAACATGAGCGCCTGGGCAGCGCCTGGCAAGGCGTACCGGCGCCCGACTACCCGGAAAGCGCGCCGGAAGGCGCCACCCTGGACCTGCTGCTGAATGCCTGGCTGGGCAAGTTTACGGGCGGTATTTCGCCGGCCGCGCTGGGCAACGCCTATGCCGACTGGCTCAGCCATCTGGCGCTGGCGCCATCAAAGCAGCAAGCCCTGCTGCAGGAAGCGTGGAAGAAGATCGGCCGCTGGCAACAGTACGCCATGCAATCGGCCATCGCTGGCGGCGCCGCCGAGCCGCCGTGCATCGCGCCGCTGCCGCAGGACCGGCGCTTCGAAGACCCGGCCTGGCGGCGCTGGCCCTACAACCTGGTCTACCAGGGCTTCCTGCTGCAGCAGCAATGGTGGCACCGCGCCACCACGGGCGTGCGCGGCGTCGCGCCGCACCACGAGGATGTCGTCACGTTCACCGTGCGCCAGTGGCTCGACATGCTGGCGCCGTCGAACTTCCTGCTGACCAATCCCGTGGTGCAGCAAGCCACCCTGGCAAGCGGCGGCGCCAACCTGACGCGCGGCATGATCCACGCGGCCGAGGACTGGCAGCGCGCCGCCATGGGCGCGCATGCGCCCGACCGGCGCACGTATAAAGTGGGCGTGAACGTGGCCGTCACGCCGGGCAAGGTGGTCTACCGCAACGACTTGATCGAATTGATCCAATACGCGCCCGCGACCGCCCGGGTGCATGCGACGCCCCTGCTGTTCGTGCCGGCATGGATCATGAAGTTCTATATTCTCGACCTGTCGCCGCACAATTCGCTGGTGCGCTACCTGGTGGGCCAGGGCCACACGGTGTTCATGATTTCCTGGAAAAATCCGCTGGAAGAAGACCGCGAGCTGTCGCTGGAAGACTACCGTCAGCTGGGCGTGATGGAGGCGCTCGACGCCGTCATCCGCATCACGGGCGCGCCGCAGGTGCACGCGGCCGGCTATTGCCTGGGCGGCACCCTGCTGGCGATCGCCGCCGCGACAATGGCGCGCGACGGCGATATGCGCCTGGCCAGCCTGACCATGCTGGCCTCGCAAGTGGACTTCAAGGAACCGGGCGAACTGTCGCTGTTCATCGACGAGAGCCAGGTCAGTTTCCTGGAAGCGGCCATGTGGAAGCAGGGTTATCTCGATACGAAACAGATGGCGGGCGCCTTCCAGCTGCTGCGCTCGAACGACCTGATCTGGTCGCGCCAGCTGCGCCATTATCTGCTTGGCCTCGACGAACAGGACAGCGACCTGATGGCCTGGAATGCGGATGCCACGCGCATGCCCTGCCGCATGCATTCGGAATACCTGCGCCGTCTGTTCCTGCACAACGACCTGGCCGAAGGGCGCTACCGCACGGCGGGCCGCCACATCGCCCTGCCCGACATCAAGGCGCCCGTCTTCGCCGTCGGCACACTGACGGACCACGTGGCGCCGTGGCGCTCCGTCTACAAGCTGCAGCTGCTGACCGACACGGACGTCACTTTTTTGCTCACCTCGGGCGGCCACAATGCGGGCGTGGTCTCGCCGCCGGGCCAGCCGCACCGCAGCTACCAGCTGGCCACGCACCGCCACGACGCGCCCTACATCGACGCGGACAGCTGGCAGCGCGAGGTGGCGCACCATGACGGTTCGTGGTGGCCCGCCTGGCAAGCCTGGCTGGCAGAACGCCCGGGCGCGCAAGCGGCGCCGCCGGCCATGGGACCCGACCTGGGCGATGCGCCGGGCAGTTACGTGCTGCAGACCTGA
- a CDS encoding PAS domain S-box protein, translated as MNRTLARQLNRVCDIDSESACAALLEQAQALCGKADTPRELAGFLAGLPALLQRIDGAYDQSERDLDLRSRSLELSSTELSMTNDLLRTELASRNRVIQSLRVAAVRLLDNDDSGLHLPQEGDIEGLSVLLAELVAQQELRRIELQNQRFAMDQHAIISVTDTAGVIIYVNDKFCAISGFAREELVGQTHRLINSHTHTDAFFAQMWQTITAGRVWHGEICNHAKDGGQYWVDATIVPFLDAAGKPYQYIAIRTEISDSKRMAETIAKSEREYRNVVNSLNEVVFRTDLRGAWTFLNPAWHTITGFDAADSLGKHILQFVDARDRERAAAGLAQLLGGQVDSMRHEARYVTRDGDVRWIDVCARAERDGLGQLAGITGSLTDITERRQAARELRHNLNFVDALIETIPIPLYLKDVHGRYLRANRAFCAFFHLDQARIAGLTVADILPQQQAQQARQHDVALLQDRGNHTYEDRVIVGTRQVDVLCSKAALLKSDGSLHGLVGTIVDISSQKAAERALLLAKEVAESASRSKSEFLANMSHEIRTPMNGILGMTDLVLDSDLDAHQRKYLEIVKASADALLCIINDILDFSKIEAGMLTLESIPFDLHRLLQETMRAHAMRAQTSGLELLLDVDPALPHTLLGDPGRLRQVLTNLAGNAIKFTPQGEVVVSARLRASGDGMARLRLCVRDTGIGIAADMQEAVFDAFQQEDGSTTRRFGGTGLGLSITRRLVTMMGGRIGLSSELGKGSCFTVDLALPIGEQQSLPSPGASLAGRAILVVDDNPSSLTILRRIFEHSGAMVTACESGEAALEHCRGALPADCIIMDFAMPGMNGFDTASALSSLPHWSQVPVVVLSSCGSLGDAARCRELGIDGYLLKPASPEELLAVTMSVLGTCRGMPSAAPVATRQTVSEGTPGLDILLVEDNAMNRELATVLLSNAGHRVTHAANGRIALDCQAAGHFDMILMDLQMPEMGGFEATAQIRAREAQGMPRSVIIAMTASAFEGDRERCIAGGMDDYLSKPFRAAAFHSLIEQHVLQINKHTPRFGYGAALAEADADVIGIIGASFLTALPAQLDALRAAMREGDRATVSRQAHTLAGLLANFRAAPAVAIAAAIEREAAKAPQGALLARLDALEEQLRLFVQETEAAIQAASHMLHASGQT; from the coding sequence ATGAACCGCACCCTCGCCCGCCAATTGAACCGCGTCTGCGATATCGACTCGGAAAGCGCCTGCGCCGCCTTGCTGGAACAGGCGCAGGCACTGTGCGGGAAAGCCGACACGCCGCGCGAACTGGCCGGTTTCCTGGCCGGCTTGCCAGCCCTGCTGCAGCGCATCGACGGCGCCTACGACCAGTCCGAACGCGACCTGGACTTGCGCTCGCGCAGCCTGGAACTGAGTTCGACGGAACTGAGCATGACGAATGACCTGCTGCGCACGGAACTGGCCAGCCGCAACCGCGTGATCCAGTCGCTGCGCGTGGCGGCCGTGCGCCTGCTCGACAACGACGATTCCGGCCTGCACCTGCCGCAGGAAGGCGATATCGAGGGCCTGTCGGTGCTGCTGGCCGAACTGGTGGCGCAGCAGGAGCTGCGCCGCATCGAACTGCAGAACCAGCGCTTTGCGATGGACCAGCACGCCATTATCAGCGTCACCGATACGGCCGGCGTCATCATCTACGTCAACGACAAATTCTGCGCCATCAGCGGCTTCGCGCGCGAAGAGCTGGTCGGCCAGACGCACCGCCTGATCAACTCGCACACGCATACGGACGCCTTCTTTGCGCAGATGTGGCAAACCATTACGGCCGGCCGGGTCTGGCATGGCGAAATCTGCAACCACGCCAAGGATGGCGGGCAATACTGGGTGGACGCCACCATCGTGCCCTTCCTCGACGCGGCCGGCAAGCCATACCAGTACATCGCCATCCGCACGGAAATCAGCGACAGCAAGCGCATGGCCGAGACCATCGCGAAAAGCGAGCGCGAATACCGCAACGTCGTCAACAGCCTCAATGAGGTGGTCTTCCGCACGGATTTGCGCGGCGCCTGGACCTTCCTCAATCCCGCCTGGCACACCATCACCGGCTTCGACGCCGCCGACAGCCTGGGCAAGCATATCCTGCAATTCGTCGATGCGCGCGACCGCGAGCGCGCCGCGGCCGGCCTGGCCCAGCTGTTGGGCGGCCAGGTGGACAGCATGCGCCATGAAGCGCGCTATGTCACCCGCGACGGCGACGTGCGCTGGATCGACGTGTGCGCGCGCGCCGAACGCGATGGCCTGGGGCAGCTGGCCGGCATCACCGGCAGCCTGACGGACATCACGGAGCGGCGCCAGGCGGCGCGCGAGCTGCGGCACAACCTCAACTTCGTCGATGCGCTGATCGAGACCATTCCCATCCCCTTGTACCTGAAGGACGTGCACGGCCGCTACCTGCGCGCCAACCGCGCCTTTTGCGCCTTCTTCCATCTCGACCAGGCGCGCATCGCGGGCCTGACGGTGGCGGACATCCTGCCGCAGCAGCAGGCGCAGCAAGCGCGGCAGCACGACGTGGCGCTGCTGCAGGACCGGGGCAACCACACATATGAAGACCGGGTGATCGTCGGCACGCGGCAGGTCGATGTCCTGTGCAGCAAGGCGGCCCTGCTGAAGTCCGACGGCAGCCTGCACGGTCTGGTGGGCACCATCGTCGACATTTCCAGTCAGAAGGCGGCCGAGCGCGCGCTGCTGCTGGCCAAGGAAGTGGCCGAATCGGCCAGCCGCTCGAAGAGCGAATTTCTGGCCAACATGAGCCACGAGATCCGCACGCCGATGAACGGCATCCTGGGCATGACGGACCTGGTGCTCGATTCCGACCTCGATGCCCACCAGCGCAAGTACCTGGAAATCGTCAAGGCCTCGGCCGACGCCCTGCTGTGCATCATCAACGACATCCTCGATTTCTCGAAGATCGAGGCGGGCATGCTGACCCTGGAAAGCATCCCCTTCGACCTGCACCGGTTGCTGCAGGAAACCATGCGCGCCCACGCCATGCGGGCGCAGACCAGCGGCCTGGAACTGCTGCTCGACGTCGATCCCGCGCTGCCGCACACCCTGCTCGGCGACCCGGGCCGGCTGCGCCAGGTACTGACCAACCTGGCGGGCAACGCCATCAAGTTCACGCCGCAGGGCGAGGTGGTCGTCAGCGCCAGGCTGCGCGCCAGCGGCGACGGCATGGCCCGCCTGCGCCTGTGCGTGCGCGACACCGGCATCGGCATCGCCGCCGACATGCAGGAGGCCGTCTTCGACGCCTTCCAGCAGGAAGACGGTTCGACCACGCGGCGCTTCGGCGGCACGGGCCTGGGCCTGTCGATCACGCGCCGCCTGGTGACGATGATGGGAGGCCGCATCGGCCTGTCGAGCGAACTGGGCAAGGGCAGCTGCTTCACCGTGGACCTGGCCTTGCCCATCGGCGAACAGCAGTCCTTGCCGTCGCCCGGTGCCTCGCTGGCGGGACGCGCCATCCTGGTGGTCGACGACAATCCCAGCAGCCTGACCATCCTGCGCCGGATCTTCGAGCACAGCGGCGCCATGGTCACGGCCTGCGAGTCCGGCGAGGCGGCGCTGGAGCACTGCCGCGGCGCCTTGCCGGCGGACTGCATCATCATGGACTTCGCCATGCCCGGCATGAATGGCTTCGACACGGCATCGGCGCTGTCCTCCCTGCCCCACTGGAGCCAGGTGCCCGTCGTCGTGCTGTCGTCCTGCGGCAGCCTGGGCGACGCGGCGCGCTGCCGCGAACTGGGCATCGACGGCTACCTGCTCAAGCCTGCCAGTCCAGAGGAATTGCTGGCCGTCACCATGAGCGTGCTGGGCACCTGCCGCGGCATGCCCAGCGCCGCGCCCGTGGCGACGCGCCAGACCGTAAGCGAAGGCACGCCCGGCCTGGACATCCTGCTCGTCGAGGACAACGCCATGAACCGCGAACTGGCCACCGTGCTGCTGTCGAACGCGGGCCACCGCGTCACGCATGCGGCCAACGGCCGCATCGCCCTCGATTGCCAGGCCGCCGGCCATTTCGACATGATCCTGATGGACCTGCAAATGCCGGAAATGGGCGGTTTCGAAGCCACCGCGCAGATACGCGCGCGCGAAGCGCAAGGCATGCCGAGAAGCGTCATCATCGCCATGACGGCCAGCGCCTTCGAAGGCGACCGCGAACGCTGCATCGCCGGCGGCATGGATGACTACCTGTCCAAGCCGTTCCGCGCGGCCGCCTTCCACAGTCTGATCGAGCAGCATGTGCTGCAAATAAACAAGCACACGCCGCGCTTCGGCTACGGGGCCGCGCTGGCCGAGGCCGATGCCGACGTGATCGGCATCATCGGCGCATCGTTCCTGACCGCCCTGCCGGCGCAGCTGGATGCCTTGCGGGCGGCCATGCGGGAAGGCGACCGGGCCACCGTGAGCCGGCAAGCCCACACCCTGGCCGGCCTGCTGGCCAACTTCCGCGCCGCGCCGGCCGTCGCCATCGCCGCCGCCATCGAGCGCGAAGCGGCCAAGGCGCCGCAGGGCGCGTTGCTGGCGCGCCTCGATGCGCTGGAAGAGCAGTTGCGCCTGTTTGTGCAGGAAACGGAGGCGGCCATCCAGGCGGCAAGCCATATGCTGCACGCATCCGGCCAAACTTGA